TGTTTGATCTCCTCTGGATTGCGTGTTATGAAGATACCTCTCCCTTGGCAGCCGCTGTCTGGTTTGCAGATAAATGTTCTGCGTTTCCTCGCACGCCTGTAGGCCTGGAAATCTCCATAGCTGTGTAAGGAAGGGGTGACTgttaaaagctgcaaaaaatcAGCTCCTGAATTCTCTCGTAACAGCTAGGTACTCCAAGTGTGCTGCTGTGGGCCAGTACAGACCAAACTTCTGCAGCAGAGGAATAGTACAGCTATGCCTGATCTACCTCAGTTACAAATCGGTCCTTGCGTGACCTGACAAAGCTCTCCTGGTTCCACCTTCTACTTGCACACATCTCCACCTCTGCCAGGAGGCTCATAGGAAGCGGTCACCTCTGGCCATGCAGGAGCCAGTAAGATTTTCGCTCTGCTGCcacagagagcaggagaaaataaataagccTTGGCTACAAAGGAGGAGGGAGTCACAAGTCTTTGCATCCCCTTTTATGCCAGCTCATCAGCAAGCAGGCAGGAGGCCACGGCCAGAGCATTCTGCGCAGGGCACAAAGGCTCACAAGCTGAGCTCCTGGATCACGTTACGCGGCTGATCTTCAAGCGCAACTCCAGTGGGAGTGTGGTGCTTTGAAGAGTCAAGCCCATATGGCAATTAATTATTCTGCTGTAGATGGAGAAGCACCACCTCTCTAGTGGGCACCACGTTTagggaaagagagaggcaaaCAGGACAAATCCCAGAAAACAGCACCAAGAGCGATGAGAGGCCAGGAAATGCGTTCTGGAAAGAAAGATGAGAGAACTAGGTCCATCTTCTCCAGAAATGGGAAGACCAAGCAGACACATGGCAATAGCCTTCCTGGACATGACACACTACTAGCAAAACACAGCAAACCACTGTTCTCCAAGGCCACTGCAAACGAGAGAAGTACTAAAGTGCTGATATTTCAGCAACTGTGCTTTAGGTCAGACATTAAGAAAATCATTCTAACTGTGAGGAGAGGTCAGCTACAGAATAGGTGACCAGAGCCCTACTTTGAGTTTTTCAGGAAATGGTAAGAACAAAATCCGTCTAAGAATGGGTATCTTGTCTTCTTACAACCACCCAGACTTTAAGTGCTCTTTGGCCTCTTTCAGCCATATTTCTGTCATTGCTTGCCTGTATATGATCAGAGCAGCCAGGCCTTCTGCCCCAAAGCTTGAGTAATTTGGTGAACATTTACATCTAACTGTATATGTATTAACATAGTGCCCTGCACTCTCCCACAACCCTCCACCATCGGTGTGCTCCTCTGCAGCGGATGGCAGAGGCACAAGGGGGGCCATGAAGGCAGCCATCGCAGTCGTGGGGTGGAACGGCCTCGTACCCCAGTCCCGTGCCTTTCCTGGGCAAGCGATGGGCACCGAcccagctggtggggaaggagcCTGCCACGCTGCCCTGCAGTTGCCTCTCCCCTTCACCTTGAGCTGCAGAGAGACCTTCCACCGAAACACGGATCGACGCTTCCCACTCGCCCACTGCCCTTTGCCTTTCCGGGCGGGTCGCTCTCCTCAGATTTAGCCCTCCAGCACACAGTCTGCCCAGCAAGGCACACATCGCAGAGGACGCCATTCCACAGGCTAATTCAGCCCAATAGGAATTAAAGATGTGTGAAACTAGAAACACTTGCCAACCCCCCCTTTCAGTTCCAGGGAAGGTTACGAAGGCCCAGACCAAGACATGAGAACTCAGAGAGGcgcccccatcccagccctggctgTCAAAAATAGTGGTTCCCACTTTCTAATTTCATAGCGCTGTTCTCGACTGCATTAACGCATATCACTCACTCAGCTGGCAGGCACCAAGTGCGGGGAAATATATTGTACTCCTTAGGAAAGAGCCTGAGCATGCGGTTAAGGTTGCGAGCCAGTAAGTCCTTACGGCAGATCTCTATCATGCCTGGAAAATGGTTGATTTTCTGAAAGAGGTGCAGATGAGAAACAGAATCAGCAAAGGAACAGCAGGGCTCCTCCTTGAGACCCGAGGAAAGCCCGGGTGCTGGGAAACCAGCACGCAGAGCAGGAAGCAGGGCCTGCGGTTGCCTTGACCGTCTGCCGAGGGACGGGATTACGCTACAACTGCTTTATCTGAACTTCACCAGTGTGATTTATCTGCTCATTCCATCGCGGCCCTGAGGCTCACCCTCCCTGAAATATCACAGCTCCAGGAAGGCAGCCGTTTGTCATCAAGAACCATTTATTTCATGCTACATTAAAGGGGCTCGCAGCTTTCCAGTTCACACTACTAAATGCCAAAGTGTTGCTGATGGCAGCGTACCAGCGACACAACAGAAGTAAAGGCTTGTGAACCTGCGCCCTCTGAAATCAATGCAGAGAAGGGGGCACGGGTGCTAGTTTGGACAATTCCGATTCATTCTGTAACACGTTGTTCTGCTAACAGCCCCCATCTCACCCTCCTTCTTGAGCTCTTCCTGCTGGGCAGCCTTTACGTGGGGGGTATTTACCTGAAACCGCTTCATTTTCATGACGCGCTCCAGAGAGACCGAGCAGTCTGTCCAATACACTGTCCACTCCTCGTCTTCTCCCGCTTCTTTCAGCCCGCAGTACCGTGCCGCCCGCCGCACTGCACCAGAGCAAGCGTATGACAAGGGGCAGAGGGTACACTACCAGGGACTGTTCAATCCCCAGAGTAACCCGGGACAGAGTGTGGAACAAACCTCTCCAGGCTGCAATTCCACTCTCAGAGATGCAAAGAACCCTTCAGGGAGGTGTCAGAAACACAAGGTTTACCCAGCCAAACTCACcccagtctctggctgcaggtaTATTGGGAGCTACCAGCCCCCTAAGTCCGCATGCCTTGGGGTCCCAGAACATATCCTGAACTACAGCAGGCTTGAATCTGCTGTGGGTCTGACACCACATGGGCAGATACAAGTCTTCTGAAGGTATTAGTTTCATCTTCCAAATCAAAAGCTATTTGGCAGCAGAACACACAAGCTCTGGAGCAGAAGGTCGCTGCTGGGATGGTTTGTGTTCGTGCCAGTTCTGAATTTGGCCtctcagggggctggggaggcaaTGAAGGTCAATGCACGCTAGGAATCATTGTGAAATAGGTCTGGTTCCTGTGGCACCCGTGCTGCCACACCACCTCCTGCTGCGGGTCCCCATCCACCTCGTCACGAAACTGCCCCAGGCCAAACACACAGCGCCCGGCCCTCTGGATAAAAACCGCATTCCTTGCACAGCCGACCAGGCTGTGACCTTCAACAGCACATGTGTGGTTGCACTGCTAGAATAGTCACTAGCAAATTGGCTAATAGCCATCAAAACCTAGGAGTCTATTATTTTAAGATACAACTTGTGGCAGCGCAGGAGAGGGACCAGCTCCCTGGAGCACGTCACTGGGAATGGATGGCAAAGGGAGAGGTTCCAGGTACCAATCCTGCCCCTTCTATCACCGGCTTTATGCTAAACAGTTGAGAGCTGTCACATCATTTCCCCAAGCACAGGTACCGGTTTTGCATTGTAACTGCCCCTAACCAGCCCCTTCTCACGATTTTAGCAGATGTATGGTGAATGCAGACATGGGGGGAATGCGTGTGAGGGCTTGCACTGCTGTTGCACATATTGTTTCTTCAAACCAGAGAGCACCTCAGTCCAAAGTGTGAAAAACTCCACACTTTTCACAGGGGCCCAAGTTGCTTGCAACCAGTAAATACAGAAACCAAAAGTGACCATACATTGGAAATCCGGTACCAGTGCTCCTCCCTGGCCGAGCGGACACTCGCACGCCGTCCTGGGCTGACCCGAGGGGACACCCTGCAGCGTCTGGGACTTACCGCTCTCATACTTGCAGCTGGTCAGGTTGATGGAGGGAACACTGGAATTGAAAGAGATGACAGAAGAGCCGCTCAGCAAGGAGCCGGGGCCCTGTCCCGGGCACaggcgggagggacggggacgGCTACGCTCCTGCACACAGCTCCCACTCGCCGGAGCGAACGGGCAAATCCCACCCGGAGCTGCCACGGGCTCAGCGAGGCATGAGGCGGCGTAGCAGAGGGGCCCTGAACCCGGGGCCGTCCTTGGACCTGCCATGCTTGGGATCATTGGGACAATTTAAGGGAAAGAGCGTTTATTTTCCGATTCAGAAAGTCCCTGGAAAGCCGCTCTGGGCTAAGGCAGAGTGGGCCCGGCTGAGCATCGCCCCTGGGCGAGGAGCAGGCCCGGGCCCTGGAGCACCAGCCCGGcggtgggcagggcaggggggcgcGGGCTAAGGGCAGACACGCAGGCGGACAGACAGACCCCGGGACCCGGCGGGACACGGGCACAACGGCCCGGGAATGGGGTgcggccgggccctgccgagaAGGGGGCTGCGGCCTGCtcggccgcctcccgccgcacTCGCCTGCGCTTCCTCCGCCGCCTCCGCGGCtcggggccgggggagccgcagggagctgcgggctgggcagggggggcagcggcggcagccgcctccccgcccggaggggctcccggggccggccgccccccgccgccgcccgcctccatGGCGCCCGCTGCcagaagggaggagggggggggcgccGTCCCGTTCCCATGGCGACGGGGCGGGGCCACGGCGCCCCCCGAGTGGTCACGTGGCACGCAGCCTGGCACCCCGCGGCggcgcagcgccccctggcggacGGCGCGGAGGCGGCCCGGTGCCGGTCCCGGGGTACCGGTgcggggagcggccccggccccggtcaGTCCGCCAGGAGCTGCGCCAGGTCCTCGCCGAGGCGCAGCAGCTGCGGCTCCGGGAGGAGGTGCTCGCGGATGGCGCGCAGGGCCTCCTCCTCGGTGATCTCCTCGAAGAGCGGCGCCGCCGGTAGCGGCAGGTACCCGGCCAGCTCGCACAGCGCCACGTTGAAGGCCGCGCCCGCCTTGGCGCCGAAGCTGGGCCTGCGCGCCCACagcagcacccgcagcccccgctgcccgTCCGGCGCCGGCCCCCCCGGCGGGTCGCCGCGGGTGATGAGGAGGTTGTAGGCCAGCCCGGTGTCCGCCagccgctccgccgcccggctGACGTCCCGCGCCACCGCCTCCAGCCCGGCCGGGTCGGCGGCGTAGAAGAGGAAGGCGGGGGCCGGGACGGCGGTCAGGAGGCCGGGCCCGTGCGGCGGCcccaggggccgggcgggcgccgaCTCCACCAGCAGCGGGCGGCGCAGGTAGAAGCCGTGCAGGTGGAGGTGGTTGACGGAGGCGCAGCCCCCCAGGCCGTTGAAGCCCAGGCGGAAGCCGGGGTGGGCGCTGAGCAGCGCGGCCTCCAGCCCCCCGCGCAGCAGCGGCGCCGTCAGCGCCTgcggcagcccccgcgccggctcCGGCAGCAGCAGGACGTGTCCCCGCACCAGCGGGCTGTCGTTGATGGCCACCAGCAGCGGGTCGGGGCCGCCGGGCCGGCGCAGGCGGAGCAGCAGCTCGGCGGGGCGCAGGCGGGTGAAGTTGAAGGCGGCGGGGTCGAAGGGCTGGCGGAGGCTCTGGACGGGCTGCGGCGGGCGGCGCTCGGTGCCGCGCTGCACGTTGAGCTGGGCCACCATGCGCATGGGGCCGGGCAGGAGGCGGGTGGGCAGCGGCCCCAGCCGGTACCGGAACAAGCCCCGCTCCATCCTGTCGTCCCAGCGCTCCAGCAACGCCCGGTCGAAGCGGGAGGGCGCGGAGCCCGGCTCGTCCCCCCACCCGGCCGCCTGCAGCACGAAGTCCTCCTCCCCGTACGCGAACTCCTCGGGGCCGGCATCGCCCGGCTCCTggcccgccgccgccatgccggctaccgggcggggcggggccggcggtgggcggggcctggggcggggcgTTGCCGTGGGAGCGGGCGAGTGACGGGCGAGGCGGAAGCGGCGCGGGCCGCCATGGGGGGCTCGGCCAGCCTGCTGCCGCGGGAGGCGCTGGGCGAGTACCAGGTGCGGGGGAACCGgcgccggggggagcggggacggggagTCCCGAGGGTGGGGGGCTCTCGACCGGGGGAACGGGACGGGACGGGAAGGGGCGGGGAAGTCCCGAGGCCAAGGGCCGCCGGAGCTGGGGGGCCCCCGGCCAGGCCCCCGTGCCCGGTGCTGACCGCCGCTCTCCCCGCAGGAGCTGACGTTCCTCAGCAAGCAGGAGATCCTGCTGTAAGTACTGCCCCGGGCCCGCCGGGATGGGGGtgccggccccgggccccgcatACCCCGCGGCCAGCCCTCGCCCCTCGGTCCCCAAGAGGGGGTTTGCCCCTGCCGTGGGGGTGCGGGGGCCCCACTCCTGCTGCGGGGTTCCCTCCGCTGAGCTGGAGCCGGGAGGTGCTGATCCCAGGCCGGGATCAGGGAGCAAAGGGCATGGGCCTGGCTGGTGACGCCCTGCAGGGTGCTGGCCCAGAGGTGGCTtgtccccctccccagtcccAGCCGTCTggggggggcaggcagcagggacgGCTTCTCTCCCCCGCCACTGGCCGTTGGGGTCCTGGGAGCCATTGCGGAGGCCGTTGCAAGACCACCCGGGCCGGCACGCTCCTGCCCAGGCCGGCTCGGCAcacagctggcagggagctgtgggaAACGGGCCGTCTGCCCCTGTGCAGCGCTGGGAAGAGCTGCCTGTGCGGCCCGTGCCCAGAGGGCTGCCTCCCGTGCCGCTCACGCCACAGAGCGTCTCTTGTTCTTGCCTCTTCAAGTGCCTACAAGAGGTTCAGTGAACTGCTGccaaaggaggagagggagaatgCCTGCTCCGCTCGGGTTCCCAAGAGCCAGATCCTGACGTTGCCTGAGCTGCGGGTACGGTGCTGCTGCTCCCGGGTCGGGGCGTGTTGGGGCAGGGCCCTGTTTACCCGCTGCGGCCCTCGCGGTGCCGCTGCTCTGCCCTCGACGTGTGGCTCCTACAGTCACCTGGGGAAGCTGTTCACTTCCCGCACGTCAGCTGTGCCAACAAACAgcttcctcctccttgctgcaCCATGGAGGATCCCAGAGATCCCTGCAGCGCGGGGCTGCTGTCCCAGAGAGGCACAGGACAGGCAGGGTCATGCCGTGTCCGACAGACCAGCGGCAGAGCGTGGCACCGGCTCGTGTGTGGGGTCAGCACCAGCCTGTGGCCAGTGTCTGCCAGGGAGCTGGCCCAGCCCCGCTCTGAGACGCTCCTCTGTTGGCAGGCAAACCCCTTCCAGCACCGGATCTGCCGGGTCTTCTCCACCTCGGGCAATGGGGACGACAGCATGTCCTTTGAAGACTTCCTCGATATGCTGAGTGTCTTCAGCGACTCCGCTACCTCAGACGTCAAATCCCACTATGCCTTCCGCATCTTTG
The sequence above is drawn from the Rissa tridactyla isolate bRisTri1 chromosome 9, bRisTri1.patW.cur.20221130, whole genome shotgun sequence genome and encodes:
- the GDPGP1 gene encoding GDP-D-glucose phosphorylase 1, giving the protein MAAAGQEPGDAGPEEFAYGEEDFVLQAAGWGDEPGSAPSRFDRALLERWDDRMERGLFRYRLGPLPTRLLPGPMRMVAQLNVQRGTERRPPQPVQSLRQPFDPAAFNFTRLRPAELLLRLRRPGGPDPLLVAINDSPLVRGHVLLLPEPARGLPQALTAPLLRGGLEAALLSAHPGFRLGFNGLGGCASVNHLHLHGFYLRRPLLVESAPARPLGPPHGPGLLTAVPAPAFLFYAADPAGLEAVARDVSRAAERLADTGLAYNLLITRGDPPGGPAPDGQRGLRVLLWARRPSFGAKAGAAFNVALCELAGYLPLPAAPLFEEITEEEALRAIREHLLPEPQLLRLGEDLAQLLAD
- the CIB1 gene encoding calcium and integrin-binding protein 1 — protein: MGGSASLLPREALGEYQELTFLSKQEILLAYKRFSELLPKEERENACSARVPKSQILTLPELRANPFQHRICRVFSTSGNGDDSMSFEDFLDMLSVFSDSATSDVKSHYAFRIFDFDDDGTLDRKDLEKLVNCLTGQGEESRLSHAEMEQLIQNILEESDIDKDGTINLSEFQHVVSRSPDFTSSFKIIL